In Desulfobacter hydrogenophilus, the genomic stretch GAATGATCCAGCGGCTTTCGGAAACCGGTATCTCGGGTATTGTCCTGTTTAATCGGTTTTTCAGTCCGGATATTGATACGGACAAACTTGAAGTCAAACCCTCCTTTCTTTTCAGTTCCCCTTCGGATATCGCCATCTCCCTGAGATGGATGGCAATTATGTCCCAAAGAGTTAAATGTGATCTGGCGGCATCCACCGGGGTGCATGACGCACAGGGTGTGATCAAGCATCTTCTGGCCGGAGCCCAAGCCGTGCAGATGGTGTCGACATTGTACAAAAACAAAACGCCATACCTTAAAACAGTTATCCGGGATATCCGGAACTGGATGGAAACCCACGGGTTTAACTCTCTGGACGATTTCCGCGGGAAGCTGAGCCAGGCAGAAGCCCAAAATCCGGCTGTTTACGACCGGCTTCAATTTATGAAATATTATTCATAGGCGCTTTTATCATACACGCTGTTGGGGTAACCCCGGCGGTTTGCATTCTTGGGGGAAAAGATCCCAGGCAGACGAACACCTGCTTGGGATCATAAATAAAATATTTTTTAAAATAAGATCATTAAGGACCGCAGATTAAATCAGTTGGGCAGAAATAACGCCGGATTTTGGTTCATCTACAAGGCGCATTAAAGGTTGAACAGCAGGCCTATTGGACCTTTGATGCAACGAAGTAGATGGGCCAAAAGGCAAGTTATTTAATCTGCGGTCCTAATCATGGTCTGAGCCAATAAGGATGGAAAAATGCGTAAAATTATTGTGTTGTTGTCTTTTGTCTGTCTACTTTTTGTTTCTGCATGCGGATATGATTCCGGGAACTCTAAAAATCTTCTTATAGTCGTGACAACGGATGATCCGGTTACACAATTGATGTCAATGGTGCTGGCTGACCAGTCCATAAAAAAAGGAGCAACTGTGGATGTGCTTCTTTGTGGCAGCGCCGGTTCACTGGCTGTCGAGGATTCTGCGGAGGTATTCTTAAAGCCCCAAAATATATCTCCCCAGATGATGCTGAAAAATCTGATCCGACATAATGTCAATGTAGAACTGTGTCCACTATATTTATCGAACTCAGAAAAAAGCGTTCCAAATTTGATAGATGGGGTCTCGGTTGCTAAGCCTTCACTGATAGCGGATAAACTTCTTAATGAAAAAACAAAAATATTAAGTTATTAAATGTTTAAACATGACAGACGTATTAATCATATTATTTGATTATTTAGGAACATTTGCTTTTGCAGTTTCGGGAGGACTCGCTGCTGCTGAAAAAAAATTTGATTTATTTGGTGCTTTGTTTCTCGGGTTTGTAACTGCTATTGGTGGGGGGACTACGCGTGATATGATGATTGGTAACACGCCAGTTTCATGGCTTCAAGACCCTGCTTATTTTTACATTATTGTCGTTGCTGTTTCGCTTACGTGTTTATTTACCAAAACAATATTACGGTTTTCCAAAGCACTTTTTTTTTTCGATACGATCGGAATCAGTGTGTTTACAATCATTGGTATTCAAAAGGGAGTACATGTCGGTATTCATCCCCCACTTGCGGTTATGATGGGTATTTTAACAGCCGTTATGGGTGGAATTATCCGTGATGTACTTTGTAATGAAATTCCTCTGATTTTTCATAAGGAAATATATGCTACAGCTTGTTTGGCTGGTGGTGTTCTTTTTGTTCTTTTTGTATTCCTGAACGTGCCTGAACCTTTTACTGCTCTAATCGCCGCTGGTGTTATTTTTACAGTCCGCTCACTAAGTGTCCGGAAAGGATGGGAATTGCCACGGTTTAAGTAATCTATGTTCTGATTTTGCGTCTTGCAGGAAAGATTATGAATTTTAGATAACCGATACCCGAATATAACGCCCCATAACTCTTTTGGGATCTCATGTTCATATTTTTGTAAAATAAGATCATCAAGGGGGCCTTTTATTCAAAGGTTCCCCTGGTTTACCTCTTCCTGTTGCATTTTTCATTGTCCCTGTAGCATGTGGCATTTTGTACCAATATTAAAATTTTTTTGTCCTGCCGATGGCTACAAGATCCAGTTCAATGGGTATTTATTTTTATGGATAAGTGGTTTTGAGAAGTGAATGGACTCTCTTTTTTTGCAAACCCGGTCCCGGCGGCTGGAGGAATTCATTAAACTTCATCCTGGATGACTTTATCACCAACCGTCTCAATGAGTTGAGCCAGGATCTTGGCATCCTGATCATCGGTTGGCCTCCAGGAGTTTCGAAGCACTCGGTCACCGTACTCGTCAAAACTTATATCCGATATCACAACTTCTGTATATTTCAGCCTGGGGTCTCCTTGATGGTAGGGCCAGACTTCAAAAACACGTAGGTTGGCTATCTTCAATTTAACTCTTTCACAAATCCTTGGGACAATGTATTGAATACAGTTGGTTGCTGGTTCTCCTGCGTCTTCGCCCTGATCGATTAGGATTATCCAGGTGGCCTCGGTCGTTGCTTCGTGAGCAATGATCAAATGACAAAACGAATCCATAAGGCTTGGATCGTTTTGTTCCTGTTCGGTCCCTGAACCTTTCCAGTTGTAAATAGTTGAATATGTGACTTTAAAATACATGGTGAATCTGAATTTTTAACCGTGAATAACCTTAACCCTGCCAACAAGGCCATTTTCCAATCGGACTTTTATACCATGGGGATGAAAAGACGATTTTGTTAAAATGTTTTTTACGACGCCTTGGGTCAGAGCGCCTGTTCTTTGGTCTTTTTTTAATACAATGGAAACGGTTTGTCCTGTTTTGATTTGCGTTCTATTTTGTCCGCCAGTCATTATACTCTTTACCCTTTAGCTATGGGCTAAACAACCACCGGCTTCAAGCCGGTGGTTGTTTAGTATTTTATGGGGTTATAACTTGATATTTTATTGGAGCATATCCTTACACTCATTCGGATTGCAAGAGAAAAAATGGTCCCTGAATCTATATTTTTTCAGCTCCCAAAGATCTAATGACACTGAATTACAGATAGTCTACTGTGCTCATTAGCCTAAAAAACGAAGCCTGGCCAAAGGGTGGTCTTCACCTCAGACCCTTGATTTGATCTTCCAGATTTTTGATCCAGGTCACCAATAACAAAAGTAGTCAACGCCGTTTCAATATTGGCTTAGGAGTCCTTAAATACCGGTGCTTAGTGCAGAGCGCTATAAATAAGGGTATTGCGGACATTCGTGTGCAAATACACCCTAAGGAATTTTGCCTTACAAAAACAACGACTTGTGCATGTTTAAAATAAACGCTCCTTATTTACTGTTTATTTTTGTATAGAAAAAAAGACTATTTCTTTAGCCGAAAACCATCAAAAATAAATTTCAAAATACATTTTCATTAATCAATACTATCTTAGGGTGTATTTACGCTTAATTGTCCTCAATACCCTAAATAAGGCCGCCCCGCAGGGGCGACATTTTTAGGCCGATGCAAAGCATCGGGGCGAAGTGAGCAAAGCGAACGAAGGGTGGGCGTCTTCTTGGCTCTATTTTTTTGAATTTCCACAAATGTTGGGCATGAGTTGATAGATGCAGATGCGGGTTAGACGAAACCTTGATTGTCCGGAAGGCGTAATGCTCTAAAAACGCAATTTCTATGAATATAAATACTCAAAAAAAATCCTTTATTAATAAATAATTAATAGCATATTAAATTTAACGAAGAACTAACTTTTTTTTCTGGAATAAATAAAATAATAGTGATATTTCCAGAATAAAGTTTCTTGCTTTTTTATTTTTAACTGATTTTTTTTAAGAAGAAGGAGGGTTGTTAATGTTCAGGTTCAAATTATTATTGAGTTCAATTTGTATTTCATTTTTGTTTGTTGGATTGTTTTGTTCTTCAGCGTTCTCGACAACTCTTGTGATTGAAGATGGGAACTTATTAGGTGCTACAGACGTCGTGGTTAACGGTGTATCGTATGACGTCACGTTTGAGGATGAGTCAGCAGCGGATTTATACATCGTGAATGGGGAATACACATTCCCTTTCACCACAGAAGATGAGGCATTAGCAGCGTCACAAGCCCTATTAGACCTGGTATTTTTAGATGGTGATAATGGACGATTCGATTCGGACCCTGAATTGACTAACGGAATCACATACAGCGGATACGCTTACGTCTATACTCCATATGATATAGATATAGACGGAGTACTTGGCATTTACTTTGCGTATGCCCTTAATTACAAAGATATGCACTTAGACAGCCATGGAAATTATAGCGACGACACAACAGGCATAAATTTTAATATAAAAACATACGACACTTCGACATTGTACGGCCAGGTGTGGGCTGTTTGGAGTCCTAACGCCGCACCATCACCAACACCAGAGCCAGGTACCTTTCTATTATTAGGGGCAGGTCTTATCGGTTTGGCAGGTTTGAAAAGAAAAATGAATTTCAACAAAGCTTAGTTTCAACATGTCGAGACCGCCATACAACCACTGAAACCATCTTTGAACGTATCGTCCGATGCGGATTGAGTCCGCACCTTGCTCATAAAGCCGGGCGATACGTCTTTTGAAATTTTCAATGATAGTGCTGGCGGGTGTTATTTTATCCAGCGTCAGGTGAATCAAATCCACGCTCCACCCAGTCGTTCATCCGGGGCGATTTCATAAACCTTCCCGCACCATCATAGCCGTCGATTTTCAATTCCACGAATTTATCGCCTCTGGGAGCCCGTATCTGGGTATTTTGGGCGTTGTGGCAAAATACCCTTATTGTGATGAATCTTAACTTTTTGCCAAAAGTTAAGATTCGGGATGGCTTATTTTGAGCCCACAATACTTCTGGTAGTCCGGCCTTTTCTATAATCACAGCCAGGTAGGGTGGGCAAAGGCGCAGCGTTGCCCACCATTGTATGTATAACATTCTGTGCCTGAATAACAAATCAGATGGGTTCAAGTTTATGGACAACCGGTGGGCACAAAAAGCATGCCCACCCTACCACGTTGAACGGCTATTCGCTTTTGTGTAAACCCATGC encodes the following:
- a CDS encoding trimeric intracellular cation channel family protein gives rise to the protein MTDVLIILFDYLGTFAFAVSGGLAAAEKKFDLFGALFLGFVTAIGGGTTRDMMIGNTPVSWLQDPAYFYIIVVAVSLTCLFTKTILRFSKALFFFDTIGISVFTIIGIQKGVHVGIHPPLAVMMGILTAVMGGIIRDVLCNEIPLIFHKEIYATACLAGGVLFVLFVFLNVPEPFTALIAAGVIFTVRSLSVRKGWELPRFK
- a CDS encoding PEP-CTERM sorting domain-containing protein: MFRFKLLLSSICISFLFVGLFCSSAFSTTLVIEDGNLLGATDVVVNGVSYDVTFEDESAADLYIVNGEYTFPFTTEDEALAASQALLDLVFLDGDNGRFDSDPELTNGITYSGYAYVYTPYDIDIDGVLGIYFAYALNYKDMHLDSHGNYSDDTTGINFNIKTYDTSTLYGQVWAVWSPNAAPSPTPEPGTFLLLGAGLIGLAGLKRKMNFNKA
- a CDS encoding YwbE family protein, which produces MTGGQNRTQIKTGQTVSIVLKKDQRTGALTQGVVKNILTKSSFHPHGIKVRLENGLVGRVKVIHG